In Pseudomonas abieticivorans, the genomic window ACGCGAACGAAGACGTAAGCCCCGCCAGGACGTTGTTGCGGATAGCGGACACGGACATGGGTTTCCTTGACTCAGCACAAACACCCTCGCGACCGGCTGCGCCAAGGCAGCCAGGTATGAAGGCAGATTTAAAATTGGAAGGCGACCATTTTAGGCAGTGGAGCCAACTGTGACCAGTTTTTTCTGGCCGTGGGAGCGCTTTATGTGGGAGCAAGCTTGCTTGCGATGGGCTTGGTTGGCGACTCAATAGCGGCCACTACCGGCCGCCCGCGCGGCCTATCGCAAGCAAGGCTTGCTCCCACATTTGCTGCAACGTGCCGCGGTCTGGTGGGGAGGGGTTGACTGCCTTGGGTGTACTGCAGGTGCATTTTTGGGGCTTGGTGTGGGAGCAAGCTTGCTTGCGATGGGCTTGGTTGGCGACTCAATAGCGGCCACTACCGGCCGCCCGCGCGGCCTATCGCAAGCAAGGCTTGCTCCCACATTGGTTGCAACGTGCCGCGGTCTGGTGGGGAGGGGTTGACTGCCTTGGGTGTACTGCAGGTGCATTTTTGGGGCTTGGTGTGGGAGCAAGCTTGCTTGCGATGGGCTTGGTTGGCGACTCAATAACTGCCACTACCGGCCGCCCGCGCGGCCTATCGCAAGCAAGGCTTGCTCCCACATTGGTTGCAACGTGCCGCGGTCTGGTGGGGAGGGGTTGACTGCCTTGGGTGTACTGCAGGTGCATTTTTGGGGCTTTGTGTGGGAGCAAGCTTGCTTGCGATGGGCTGGCTGGCGACTCAATAACGGCCACTACCGGCCGCCCGCGCGGCCTATCGCAAGCAAGGCTTGCTCCCACATTTGCTGCAACGTGCCGCATTCTGGTGGGGAGGGGTTGACTGCCTTGGGTGTACTGCAGGTGCATTTTCGGGGCTTTGTGTGGGAGCAAGCTTGCTTGCGATGGGCTTGTGAAGGCGACTCAATAACGGCCACTACCGGCCGCCCGCGCGGCCTGTCGCAAGCAAGGCTTGCTCCCACATTTGCTGCAACGTGCCGCGGTCTGGTGGGGAGGGGTTGACTGCCTTGGGTGTACTGCAGGTGCATTTTTGGGGCTCACTACCTATCAAAAGCGAACGTCAAAAGTTGACAGATGGCTCTGCTCCACCTGAAAGGGAGCGGGTGTGCGAACAACACCTTGAGCTTGGCGCACGGATTGGTCATTCTCGGCACAAACAACAATCACCCTGCCGACAGGAGCGCTGCATGGAACCCATCAAACTGGCCTTGACCGGATACGGCAAAATCGCCCAAGACCAGCACGTGCCGGCCATTCTCGGCAATTCAGCGTTCGATCTCACTGCGGTGGCAACCCTGGGCAACCCCTGCCCAGACGTGGCCCACTACACAAGCCTTGACGCGCTGCTGGCCGAACAGCCCGAGGTGCAAGCCGTCTCGTTCTGTACGCCGCCCCAAGGCCGCTACGCCCAAGTGCGCCAGGCACTGCTGGCCGGCAAACACGTGCTGGTGGAAAAGCCGCCCTGCGCGAGCCTGGGCGAAGCCATGGCGCTGGTGGAACTGGGCCGCAGCCAGGGCGTGACTTGCTTGTTCGCCTGGCACTCGCGCTTTGCCCCGGCCGTGGAGGTTGCCCGCCAATGGTTGCTAGGTCGCAGCTTGCGCTCGGTGCAAATCGTCTGGAAAGAAGACGTGCGCAAATGGCACCCCGGCCAGCAGTGGATCTGGCAGGCAGGCGGGCAGGGGGTGTTTGACCCCGGCATCAACGCACTGTCGATCGCCACCGCGCTGTTGCCTGAGCCGCTGTTCGTCACCGCTGCCGAGCTGCGCTTTCCCGGCAACCGCCAGGCGCCCATCGCGGCCAGCCTGAGCATGACCGACGCACGCGGCCTGGCCGTAAGCGCCGAGTTCGACTGGGACCACACCAGCGAAGACATCTGGCGCATCGTGATCGAAACCGAAGATGGCACCTTGCGCCTGGAAAAAGGCGGCGCGGCGTTGTACATCAACAATAGCGCCCAGCCATTGCCCGACGAAGGTGAGTACCCCTCGGTGTACCGGCATTTCCACCAACTGATCGGCGATGGCCAAAGCGATGCCGACCTGCAACCGCTGCGCCTGGTGGCGGATGCGTTCATGGCTGGGCGCCGG contains:
- a CDS encoding Gfo/Idh/MocA family protein translates to MEPIKLALTGYGKIAQDQHVPAILGNSAFDLTAVATLGNPCPDVAHYTSLDALLAEQPEVQAVSFCTPPQGRYAQVRQALLAGKHVLVEKPPCASLGEAMALVELGRSQGVTCLFAWHSRFAPAVEVARQWLLGRSLRSVQIVWKEDVRKWHPGQQWIWQAGGQGVFDPGINALSIATALLPEPLFVTAAELRFPGNRQAPIAASLSMTDARGLAVSAEFDWDHTSEDIWRIVIETEDGTLRLEKGGAALYINNSAQPLPDEGEYPSVYRHFHQLIGDGQSDADLQPLRLVADAFMAGRRETVAPFID